Proteins encoded together in one Triticum dicoccoides isolate Atlit2015 ecotype Zavitan chromosome 7B, WEW_v2.0, whole genome shotgun sequence window:
- the LOC119337105 gene encoding 40S ribosomal protein S25-2, with translation MAPKKEKAPAASSKPAKSGGGKQKKKKWSKGKQKEKVNNAVLFDQATYDKLLTEVPKYKQITPSVLSERLRINGSLARRAIKDLMERGLIRMVSIHSSQQIFTRATNT, from the exons ATG GCACCGAAGAAGGAGAAGGCCCCGGCGGCGTCGTCCAAGCCGGCCAAGTCCGGCGGCggcaagcagaagaagaagaagtggagcAAGGGCAAGCAAAAGGAGAAGGTGAACAACGCGGTGCTGTTCGACCAGGCCACCTACGACAAGCTGCTCACCGAGGTGCCCAAGTACAAGCAGATCACGCCCTCCGTCCTCTCCGAGCGCCTCAGG ATCAACGGGTCTCTGGCTCGTAGGGCTATCAAGGACCTGATGGAGAGGGGGCTCATCAGGATGGTCTCAATCCACTCCAGCCAGCAGATCTTCACCAGGGCGACAAACACCTGA
- the LOC119339126 gene encoding GDSL esterase/lipase At1g28580-like, which translates to MGSPSLALLLVFAVLLLNADLGSCGCFKRIFAFGDSIIDTGNFHPGSMWSPPYGGTYFHRPTGRCSDGRLIVDFYAQALGLPLLPPSGPEEKTGQFRTGANFAVLGSIALSPDYYSKRYNFSMPHWCLDWELGSFKAVLARIAPGKAATKRLLSESLIIFGEIGGNDYNFWFYDRQRSRDTPYKYMPDIIARIGSGVQEVINLGAKTILVPGNFPIGCVPIYLSGHKTNKSADYDQFGCLKWYNTFSQKHNQLLRQEVGRLRSRNPGVKVIYADYYGAAMEFFRNPKRHGIDDPLVACCGGNGPYGTGRGCDQNAKVCRDPSRFANWDQVHMTEKAYSVIANGVLNGPYADIPLLHAC; encoded by the exons ATGGGGAGTCCCTCATTGGCCCTCCTCTTGGTCTTTGCCGTCCTGCTGCTGAACGCTGATCTAGGGTCGTGCGGCTGCTTCAAGCGCATCTTCGCATTCGGCGACTCCATCATCGACACGGGCAACTTCCACCCAGGTTCGATGTGGAGCCCCCCTTATGGAGGGACCTACTTCCACCGTCCCACGGGCCGCTGCTCAGACGGGCGTCTCATTGTGGACTTCTACG CGCAAGCGTTGGGGCTGCCACTGCTCCCACCGAGCGGGCCCGAGGAGAAGACGGGGCAGTTCCGGACCGGTGCCAACTTCGCCGTGTTAGGCTCTATTGCCCTGAGCCCGGACTACTACAGTAAAAGGTATAACTTCAGTATGCCGCACTGGTGCCTCGACTGGGAGCTCGGTTCCTTCAAGGCAGTGCTCGCACGGATAGCTCCTGGAAAAG CTGCAACCAAACGTCTCCTCAGCGAGTCCCTCATCATCTTTGGCGAGATCGGTGGCAACGACTACAACTTCTGGTTCTACGATCGCCAGCGCAGCCGTGACACGCCCTATAAGTACATGCCCGACATCATCGCCCGCATAGGCTCCGGCGTCCAGGAGGTGATCAACCTCGGTGCCAAGACGATCCTTGTTCCTGGAAACTTCCCCATCGGGTGTGTCCCGATTTACCTGAGTGGGCACAAGACTAACAAGTCTGCCGACTATGACCAATTCGGCTGCCTCAAGTGGTACAATACGTTCTCCCAGAAGCACAACCAACTGTTGAGGCAGGAGGTCGGCCGGCTCAGGTCTCGCAAccctggcgtgaaggtcatctacgCCGACTACTATGGCGCCGCCATGGAGTTTTTCAGGAACCCTAAGAGGCATGGCATCGACGACCCCCTGGTGGCGTGTTGTGGTGGCAACGGCCCCTACGGCACCGGCCGTGGGTGCGATCAGAACGCAAAGGTTTGCCGTGACCCGTCCAGGTTCGCCAACTGGGACCAGGTTCACATGACGGAGAAGGCATACAGTGTCATCGCCAATGGGGTGCTCAACGGCCCGTATGCGGACATTCCGTTGCTCCACGCTTGCTAG